One stretch of Microvirga lotononidis DNA includes these proteins:
- a CDS encoding aromatic ring-hydroxylating oxygenase subunit alpha → MFLPAKNSNTPKSRLPRNCSFVPADWHILASYWHPVAWSTNVTDHPVGARLLDIPLVLWRSHGHVHAAKDLCMHRGAQLSMGAIRDGLLVCPLHGFHYDGSGACRKIPALSADAPIPVKLRLESYLCEERYGMIWVCLDEQPAAPIPEWPHIESGSGNLARVRGTWRASAARHVENFNDLCHIPFVHQGTFGGAEDRVIEPYDVSVGDLTLSFQAEYHEKVRYAEKTEGELPLRHRRYIYRLSLPFSSYLQLYDVTNDTTFRVYDVASPVSATVSEIFQILIDDTGQIDPAAMVEFQSRINAEDAPLIEAQSPLELPLDLRDEIHTPADRMSIEYRRSLVRLGLGAETILGTKAPASI, encoded by the coding sequence ATGTTCCTCCCCGCCAAGAACAGCAACACGCCGAAATCCAGGCTTCCCAGGAATTGCAGCTTCGTGCCGGCGGACTGGCATATTCTCGCGTCTTATTGGCACCCAGTCGCCTGGTCGACCAACGTGACGGACCACCCGGTCGGAGCGAGGTTGCTGGACATCCCGCTCGTGCTCTGGCGCTCGCACGGACATGTCCATGCCGCTAAGGACCTCTGCATGCACCGTGGGGCCCAACTCAGCATGGGCGCGATCCGGGACGGTCTTCTGGTCTGTCCTCTCCACGGGTTCCACTATGACGGCAGCGGCGCCTGCCGCAAGATCCCGGCGCTTTCGGCCGATGCTCCTATCCCCGTCAAGCTGCGCTTGGAAAGTTATCTCTGCGAGGAACGCTATGGGATGATCTGGGTATGCCTTGATGAGCAGCCGGCGGCGCCGATTCCAGAATGGCCCCATATTGAAAGCGGCAGCGGCAACCTTGCGCGGGTGCGGGGAACCTGGCGCGCATCGGCGGCCCGGCACGTGGAGAATTTCAACGACCTCTGCCACATCCCGTTCGTTCATCAGGGAACGTTTGGAGGGGCAGAGGATCGCGTCATCGAGCCCTATGACGTATCGGTTGGAGATCTCACCTTGAGCTTTCAGGCGGAGTATCATGAGAAGGTGCGGTATGCCGAAAAGACGGAAGGCGAACTCCCGCTCCGCCATCGCCGATACATCTATCGATTGTCTTTGCCGTTCAGCAGCTACCTCCAGCTCTACGACGTGACGAACGACACGACATTCAGGGTGTATGACGTGGCATCTCCCGTGAGTGCGACGGTCTCCGAGATCTTTCAGATCCTGATCGACGACACGGGCCAGATCGATCCGGCGGCGATGGTCGAATTCCAGTCCCGGATCAACGCAGAAGACGCTCCTTTGATCGAGGCGCAGTCACCCTTGGAGCTTCCGCTTGATCTGAGGGATGAGATCCATACTCCGGCCGACCGAATGTCGATCGAGTACCGGCGGTCGCTGGTGAGGCTGGGACTCGGGGCGGAGACCATCCTGGGGACGAAGGCGCCTGCCTCGATTTGA
- a CDS encoding SH3 domain-containing protein: MMKNGLCSRRIIALALVPIITTTPVFAAPGVTTGNVNFRSGPGTQFSSISTLAEGTAVDIGDCDDAGTWCAVTFGKRSGFVSGRYLEEKKEAEDWPRAYEVGKGRMILYQPQFTEWTDFKTIEALVAAQYLKTPEDNPVFGVIGLKGKTSYDENAGEVVITDITVTELNFSGLGREELTALAVETGKILPTGPITVSEARVTASLAEQNRMTDVQGLKSDPPPIFVSKTPAILVQTDGGPSYAPVKGKAGLSFLVNSNWDLFRVDEGGALYLRDDTHWLTASALGGPWTPVSELSPLLKDLPDDGSWSDARAAMPPEPYGGKTIPKVIMTEKPSELILFDGEPKLEDVPGTALRWASNTESDVFFDKTGKQWYVLLSGRWFRAASFDGPWTFATPDLPADFRNIPEDAPYYAVRASVPGTSEAAEARLKASIPTTARVETGSITPTVAYAGDAQFTPIETTDLSYATNTTDTVIKVGDRYFLLQDGVWFMADNPNGPWQLAREVPDAIYAIPPSSPVYNVTYVRVYDTEPNAVWYGYTMGYLFGFLAWGTYVYGTGWGYPGYWYNWPGYGYPIYYPRPTTWGLGAYYNPVRGMYGRYGYAYGPYRGIAGVRAWNPVTGTYGRAGAAWGPRGSAGFVGAYNPRTDSGAFAAGGRNVYGAWKSAGVKRGSEWARVTARENAAGGSSLRWNTSNGQGFVREGRRGDIYAGRDGNVYRNTGEGWQRFDGGWQDVGRPEPRDLLQRGEGREGLSAEGRERLQESGGGEALRGLAGAGAAGAAGAALGQRLSGGDQVRRDAVNNDAVRDRAQQRQTPQQRPATQQRPGSQQRGASDRPSAQQRPASQQRRATGQRQTQPQRPAQRPAAQRPAARQPLPSNVMRDAQARHLGNQRQMATRQFNRPPAQFSGSFGPSRSMGPRGGFGGGGGRGGGGFRGGRR; encoded by the coding sequence ATGATGAAGAACGGGCTCTGTTCACGTCGGATCATCGCACTTGCACTCGTTCCCATCATCACCACGACACCGGTGTTTGCAGCTCCTGGCGTCACCACCGGAAACGTCAATTTCCGCTCGGGACCGGGAACGCAGTTCTCCTCAATAAGCACGCTTGCGGAAGGCACGGCCGTCGACATCGGCGATTGCGACGATGCTGGAACCTGGTGTGCCGTCACATTCGGCAAGCGCAGCGGCTTCGTGAGCGGCCGCTATCTCGAGGAGAAGAAGGAAGCCGAGGATTGGCCGCGTGCCTACGAGGTCGGTAAGGGTCGCATGATCCTGTATCAACCGCAATTCACCGAATGGACCGACTTCAAGACCATCGAGGCGCTGGTGGCGGCTCAATACCTGAAGACACCCGAGGACAATCCGGTGTTCGGCGTGATTGGATTGAAGGGCAAGACCTCCTATGACGAGAATGCCGGCGAGGTCGTGATCACCGATATCACCGTCACCGAATTGAACTTCTCGGGTCTCGGGCGTGAGGAACTGACGGCGCTCGCGGTCGAGACAGGCAAGATCCTACCCACCGGACCGATCACGGTGTCGGAGGCGCGCGTGACCGCGAGCCTGGCCGAACAGAATCGCATGACGGACGTCCAGGGACTCAAGTCCGACCCGCCGCCGATCTTCGTGTCGAAGACCCCGGCGATCCTTGTGCAGACCGACGGAGGACCCTCCTATGCGCCGGTGAAAGGCAAGGCGGGTCTGTCCTTTCTGGTCAACTCGAATTGGGATCTGTTCCGCGTGGACGAGGGTGGCGCCCTCTATCTGCGCGACGACACGCATTGGCTGACCGCAAGCGCGCTTGGAGGTCCATGGACACCGGTATCGGAACTGTCGCCCCTGCTGAAGGATCTGCCCGACGACGGCAGTTGGTCGGACGCCCGCGCCGCCATGCCGCCCGAGCCCTACGGTGGTAAAACCATTCCGAAGGTGATCATGACGGAAAAGCCCTCGGAACTGATTCTGTTCGACGGCGAGCCCAAACTCGAGGACGTGCCCGGGACGGCGCTCCGTTGGGCGTCCAACACCGAATCCGACGTCTTCTTCGATAAGACCGGCAAGCAATGGTATGTGCTGCTGTCCGGGCGCTGGTTCCGCGCCGCGAGCTTCGACGGGCCATGGACGTTCGCGACGCCGGATCTGCCCGCCGATTTCAGGAATATACCCGAGGACGCGCCGTATTATGCCGTGCGGGCCAGCGTGCCCGGAACGTCCGAGGCCGCCGAGGCACGCCTGAAGGCGAGCATTCCCACGACCGCCCGCGTCGAAACGGGGTCGATCACGCCGACAGTCGCGTATGCGGGCGATGCCCAATTCACACCGATCGAAACGACCGATCTCTCCTACGCGACGAACACGACGGACACCGTGATCAAGGTCGGAGACCGGTATTTCCTGTTGCAGGATGGCGTCTGGTTCATGGCCGACAATCCGAACGGTCCGTGGCAGCTCGCCCGCGAGGTGCCTGACGCCATCTATGCGATCCCGCCATCGTCGCCGGTCTACAACGTCACCTATGTGCGTGTGTACGACACCGAGCCCAATGCGGTCTGGTACGGCTACACCATGGGATACCTGTTCGGCTTCCTGGCCTGGGGGACCTATGTCTATGGCACGGGCTGGGGTTATCCGGGCTACTGGTACAACTGGCCGGGCTACGGTTACCCGATCTATTACCCCCGGCCGACGACATGGGGGCTCGGAGCGTACTACAATCCCGTGCGCGGCATGTATGGTCGCTACGGATATGCATATGGGCCCTATCGCGGGATTGCGGGTGTACGCGCCTGGAATCCTGTCACCGGCACCTATGGGCGTGCAGGGGCCGCCTGGGGCCCCCGCGGATCGGCAGGCTTCGTCGGCGCGTATAATCCGCGGACGGACAGCGGGGCGTTCGCGGCCGGCGGGCGCAATGTGTACGGCGCATGGAAATCGGCCGGCGTGAAGCGTGGTTCCGAATGGGCGCGGGTGACGGCCCGCGAGAACGCGGCCGGCGGCTCGTCCCTGCGCTGGAACACGTCCAACGGCCAGGGCTTCGTGCGCGAGGGCCGGCGCGGCGACATCTATGCGGGCCGGGACGGCAATGTCTATCGCAACACCGGTGAAGGCTGGCAGCGCTTCGATGGCGGCTGGCAGGATGTGGGTCGGCCGGAGCCCCGCGATCTGCTCCAGCGCGGCGAAGGCCGCGAGGGCTTGTCGGCGGAGGGCCGTGAGAGGTTGCAGGAGAGCGGCGGAGGCGAGGCGCTGCGGGGGCTCGCCGGAGCGGGAGCTGCCGGGGCCGCCGGTGCCGCACTCGGCCAGCGCCTGAGCGGCGGCGACCAGGTTCGGCGGGACGCCGTAAACAACGACGCCGTTCGCGACAGGGCGCAGCAGCGCCAGACGCCTCAGCAGCGTCCGGCAACGCAGCAGCGCCCCGGTTCGCAGCAACGCGGAGCGTCAGACCGACCATCTGCCCAGCAACGCCCGGCCTCACAGCAGCGCCGGGCGACCGGGCAACGACAGACCCAGCCGCAGCGTCCTGCCCAGCGTCCTGCTGCGCAACGTCCAGCGGCGCGCCAGCCGCTTCCGTCGAACGTCATGCGCGATGCCCAGGCGCGTCATCTCGGCAATCAGCGGCAGATGGCGACCCGGCAGTTCAATCGGCCGCCGGCCCAGTTCTCGGGATCCTTCGGGCCTTCACGGAGCATGGGGCCGCGCGGCGGCTTCGGTGGGGGAGGCGGGCGTGGCGGCGGTGGCTTCAGAGGAGGCCGGCGTTAG
- a CDS encoding lipid-binding SYLF domain-containing protein, with protein MFRVSNALRCGLIAFSALVMGSVEPGWAATGTVHIEIAKAGFIVGVGGGRGTLVFQGRRYPLSVGGLSFGATIGASKAELVGRAYNLRRASDIAGTYTAVGGGVAVGGGASGIRLQNAKGVVLELRGRTIGLELNANVSGVEIGLR; from the coding sequence ATGTTCAGGGTTTCAAACGCTCTTCGATGTGGCCTGATCGCGTTTTCGGCCCTCGTCATGGGATCGGTGGAACCAGGATGGGCCGCGACCGGGACAGTGCACATAGAGATCGCAAAGGCGGGCTTCATCGTCGGCGTCGGCGGCGGTCGCGGAACGCTCGTCTTCCAGGGACGGCGTTACCCCCTGAGCGTCGGAGGCCTGAGCTTCGGCGCGACGATCGGCGCATCGAAGGCCGAACTTGTGGGCCGCGCCTATAACCTGCGTCGCGCCTCCGACATTGCCGGCACCTACACGGCTGTCGGCGGCGGTGTTGCCGTGGGCGGCGGGGCATCCGGCATTCGGCTGCAGAACGCGAAGGGCGTCGTCCTCGAGCTTCGCGGCCGGACCATCGGCCTCGAGCTCAACGCGAATGTGAGCGGCGTGGAGATCGGTCTGCGGTGA
- a CDS encoding porin: MASVRTLLLGCAAIITGGAQAADLPAKTASPVEYVRICSTHGNGFFVIPGTETCLRVSGRARAELLYLEPIDRAQDTIGFRGRGRINLDARTATAYGMLRTYIRMEMTRNTGAYGFSSTTPNINQAFVQFGGLTAGRAVSFFTSPDLPVPNFGDLKFDDPSNAEVNLFAYTFSFGNGLSATLSFEDGTQRSVNNELDFPLFGAGSAFPVFAPIASTYGGERVPDVVANLRYKGTWGEVQLSGALHQIRDVAAGITTVNGVNVPVLNPITGLPNPTYADTDYGFAVAALGYANVPALGQGDAVWMMATYTDGAIGYLNAGQTNPISNGFISAGALAMPFTDAFVDPLTGEFKTNKAYAIAGGLNHNWSPTWQTNVFGSWMRFDAPGIAQYTVPATAATIAAGTAGTTTGLVDFDEIRVGANVIWTPVKDFLIGVEALYIRVDPRERVAVPVTTASGDPTGTFRPAGSESTWQGRLRVQRDF; the protein is encoded by the coding sequence ATGGCGTCTGTCCGAACTCTGTTGCTTGGATGTGCGGCGATCATCACCGGCGGCGCACAGGCCGCCGACTTGCCGGCCAAGACCGCAAGCCCCGTCGAGTATGTCCGGATCTGTTCCACTCACGGCAACGGCTTCTTCGTGATCCCCGGGACCGAAACCTGCCTGCGGGTCAGCGGCCGCGCTCGCGCCGAACTCCTCTATCTCGAACCGATCGATCGCGCACAGGACACGATCGGCTTCCGCGGACGCGGGCGCATCAACCTCGATGCACGCACTGCCACCGCATACGGCATGCTGCGGACCTACATCCGCATGGAGATGACCCGCAACACCGGGGCTTACGGATTCAGCTCCACCACGCCTAATATCAATCAGGCCTTTGTCCAGTTCGGCGGCCTGACGGCCGGTCGCGCAGTCTCCTTCTTCACGAGCCCGGACTTGCCGGTTCCGAACTTCGGTGACCTGAAGTTCGATGATCCTTCCAATGCCGAAGTCAATCTGTTCGCCTATACCTTCTCATTCGGGAATGGCCTCTCGGCAACCCTGTCGTTCGAGGACGGAACCCAGCGCAGCGTCAACAACGAGCTCGACTTCCCGCTGTTCGGAGCCGGCAGTGCATTCCCGGTTTTCGCCCCGATCGCTTCCACCTATGGCGGTGAGCGCGTGCCGGATGTGGTCGCGAACCTCCGCTACAAGGGCACCTGGGGCGAAGTGCAGCTGTCCGGCGCCCTGCACCAGATCCGCGATGTGGCGGCGGGCATCACGACCGTCAACGGCGTGAACGTCCCGGTGCTGAACCCGATCACCGGCCTGCCCAATCCGACCTACGCCGATACCGATTATGGTTTCGCCGTTGCCGCCCTTGGCTATGCCAATGTGCCGGCTCTTGGGCAGGGCGACGCCGTGTGGATGATGGCCACCTATACGGACGGCGCGATCGGCTACCTCAATGCGGGCCAGACGAACCCGATCAGCAACGGGTTCATCAGCGCCGGCGCGCTCGCCATGCCCTTCACGGATGCCTTCGTCGATCCGCTCACAGGCGAGTTCAAGACCAACAAGGCCTACGCCATTGCGGGCGGCCTCAATCACAACTGGAGCCCGACCTGGCAGACCAATGTGTTCGGCTCCTGGATGCGTTTCGATGCTCCTGGGATCGCTCAGTACACGGTCCCCGCGACGGCCGCGACGATTGCGGCCGGGACGGCAGGAACAACCACGGGCCTCGTCGACTTCGACGAGATTCGCGTCGGCGCCAATGTGATCTGGACCCCGGTGAAGGACTTCCTCATCGGCGTCGAGGCGCTCTACATCCGCGTCGATCCGCGCGAGCGGGTCGCCGTTCCGGTCACGACCGCGTCCGGCGATCCGACCGGCACCTTCCGGCCGGCCGGATCGGAATCCACCTGGCAAGGCCGACTGCGGGTCCAGCGTGACTTCTGA